In one window of Temnothorax longispinosus isolate EJ_2023e chromosome 9, Tlon_JGU_v1, whole genome shotgun sequence DNA:
- the LOC139819807 gene encoding uncharacterized protein isoform X1: MNEGSNNDSKDAREPSRCFVCDDEVLGRSYALATCRTQNSRTRVIEKLGELVGEGYMVVISEDDVICRSCGVFVNTLDRLETEMRNTRDHILRFLEQKYSLQDGELCGDKPKPCQPPRITRSGDKEISVRCDEPRNESPGGFKRIPKRSHSWLQCDKCKYTTHLNSFVMHHSRDRVKQKLFCDDCGQYSSENQQDKRHICNKAGDLGNKENEADNSGVISKNDEVEMTLLKQTQPILPVTQVTSSSLMGLSNCDHLYLPNTLPASDSTSSRQLVYVLQSINVPDIDNSRKRTRSDSNLDQTEAKDRGEGRKQVLTLKEDGSLQMVEIMPRKETKAPNIDSTIAFK, translated from the exons ATGAACGAAGGAAGTAATAACGACAGCAAAGATGCGAGGGAGCCGTCGCGATGTTTCGTCTGCGACGACGAGGTCCTGGGCCGCTCCTACGCCTTGGCCACGTGCAGAACGCAAAACTCGCGGACCAGGGTAATCGAGAAACTCGGAGAATTGGTCGGCGAGGG ATACATGGTCGTGATATCCGAGGACGACGTGATCTGCCGCAGCTGCGGCGTCTTCGTCAACACCCTCGACCGCCTGGAGACGGAGATGCGCAACACCCGGGACCACATTCTACGCTTCTTGGAGCAAAAATATTCCCTGCAAGACGGGGAGCTTTGCGGCGACAAGCCGAAACCGTGTCAACCGCCGCGGATCACGAGATCCGGGGATAAAGAGATCTCTGTCCGCTGCGACGAACCGCGGAACGAGAGTCCGGGCGGCTTCAAAAGGATACCGAAGAGATCTCACTCCTGGCTGCAATGCGACAAGTGTAAATATACCACGCATCTCAATTCCTTCGTGATGCACCACTCGAGAGATCGTGTcaagcaaaaattattctgcgACGATTGTGGACAGTACAGTTCGGAGAACCAGCAGGATAAGAGACACATTTGTAACAAGGCGGGTGACCTGGGAAACAAGGAGAATGAGGCAG ACAATTCTGGTGTTATTAGCAAGAATGATGAGGTGGAGATGACACTTTTGAAGCAAACTCAACCAATCTTGCCTGTTACTCAAGTGACGTCGTCGTCACTGATGGGTTTATCAAATTGCGATCATCTGTATCTCCCTAATACATTACCAGCAA GTGATTCCACGTCTTCCCGGCAACTGGTATATGTTCTGCAGTCGATCAACGTACCTGATATTGATAACTCAAGGAAAAGGACGAGATCAGATTCAAATCTCGATCAAACGGAAGCGAAAGACAGGGGCGAAGGTAGAAAACAGGTGTTGACTTTGAAAGAGGATGGAAGTCTGCAAATGGTCGAGATAATGCCCCGGAAGGAGACAAAAGCGCCAAATATCGATTCGACGATAGCGTTCAAATAA
- the LOC139819807 gene encoding uncharacterized protein isoform X3, whose translation MVVISEDDVICRSCGVFVNTLDRLETEMRNTRDHILRFLEQKYSLQDGELCGDKPKPCQPPRITRSGDKEISVRCDEPRNESPGGFKRIPKRSHSWLQCDKCKYTTHLNSFVMHHSRDRVKQKLFCDDCGQYSSENQQDKRHICNKAGDLGNKENEADNSGVISKNDEVEMTLLKQTQPILPVTQVTSSSLMGLSNCDHLYLPNTLPASDSTSSRQLVYVLQSINVPDIDNSRKRTRSDSNLDQTEAKDRGEGRKQVLTLKEDGSLQMVEIMPRKETKAPNIDSTIAFK comes from the exons ATGGTCGTGATATCCGAGGACGACGTGATCTGCCGCAGCTGCGGCGTCTTCGTCAACACCCTCGACCGCCTGGAGACGGAGATGCGCAACACCCGGGACCACATTCTACGCTTCTTGGAGCAAAAATATTCCCTGCAAGACGGGGAGCTTTGCGGCGACAAGCCGAAACCGTGTCAACCGCCGCGGATCACGAGATCCGGGGATAAAGAGATCTCTGTCCGCTGCGACGAACCGCGGAACGAGAGTCCGGGCGGCTTCAAAAGGATACCGAAGAGATCTCACTCCTGGCTGCAATGCGACAAGTGTAAATATACCACGCATCTCAATTCCTTCGTGATGCACCACTCGAGAGATCGTGTcaagcaaaaattattctgcgACGATTGTGGACAGTACAGTTCGGAGAACCAGCAGGATAAGAGACACATTTGTAACAAGGCGGGTGACCTGGGAAACAAGGAGAATGAGGCAG ACAATTCTGGTGTTATTAGCAAGAATGATGAGGTGGAGATGACACTTTTGAAGCAAACTCAACCAATCTTGCCTGTTACTCAAGTGACGTCGTCGTCACTGATGGGTTTATCAAATTGCGATCATCTGTATCTCCCTAATACATTACCAGCAA GTGATTCCACGTCTTCCCGGCAACTGGTATATGTTCTGCAGTCGATCAACGTACCTGATATTGATAACTCAAGGAAAAGGACGAGATCAGATTCAAATCTCGATCAAACGGAAGCGAAAGACAGGGGCGAAGGTAGAAAACAGGTGTTGACTTTGAAAGAGGATGGAAGTCTGCAAATGGTCGAGATAATGCCCCGGAAGGAGACAAAAGCGCCAAATATCGATTCGACGATAGCGTTCAAATAA
- the LOC139819808 gene encoding uncharacterized protein encodes MQQCSFVSAMDTLGLECNLLDVFQNDDHTIVNKWISSCREFRLSVDARIEQALLREKDCSKKKSVNTGKISELQQEIGTTKSDIDAVILEQKVTDRKISNAIKLQENLKDELEKTKVQRETLSLEMVDLQLELEERKRKKILQWDAIKRACNIYKVNLDIHLSLQEEQDCERVKFSFFTHNEATKDKYFVQLSRSNNHWTVEQIEPRLKKEHLKELSTIKDFSDCSKVSDITLFLYQVRSVFLKYYIKTRKKL; translated from the exons ATGCAACAATG CTCGTTCGTGAGTGCGATGGATACGTTGGGACTTGAGTGCAATCTGCTCGACGTCTTCCAGAATGATGACCACACTATCGTGAATAAATGGATCTCGTCGTGTCGGGAGTTTCGGCTGTCCGTGGACGCCAGGATCGAGCAGGCGCTTCTCCGCGAAAAGG ACTGCAGTAAGAAGAAATCTGTCAACACCGGTAAAATATCAGAGCTGCAACAGGAAATTGGCACGACAAAGTCTGACATAGATGCTGTCATATTGGAGCAGAAAGTGACTGACAGGAAGATATCGAATGCAATAAAGTTGCAGGAGAATCTGAAGGACGAGTTGGAAAAGACGAAAGTGCAAAGAGAAACCTTGTCGTTGGAGATGGTGGACCTACAGCTCG AATtagaagaaaggaagagaaagaaaatcttACAATGGGATGCCATTAAGCGCGCATGCAACATTTACAAAGTAAATTTGGACATACATCTAAGCCTTCAAGAGGAACAGGATTGTGAACGTGTAAAGTTTTCCTTTTTCACGCACAACGAGGCGACAAAGGATAAATACTTTGTCCAATTGTCACGCAGCAACAATCACTGGACAG TCGAGCAAATTGAACCGAGACTGAAGAAAGAGCATCTCAAAGAGCTGAGCactataaaagatttttccgATTGTTCCAAAGTGTCAGACATCACCTTGTTTCTGTACCAGGTACGAAGTGTATTTCTGAAGTATTACataaaaacgagaaaaaaactgtaa
- the LOC139819807 gene encoding uncharacterized protein isoform X2, producing MRGSRRDVSSATTRSWAAPTPWPRAERKTRGPGYMVVISEDDVICRSCGVFVNTLDRLETEMRNTRDHILRFLEQKYSLQDGELCGDKPKPCQPPRITRSGDKEISVRCDEPRNESPGGFKRIPKRSHSWLQCDKCKYTTHLNSFVMHHSRDRVKQKLFCDDCGQYSSENQQDKRHICNKAGDLGNKENEADNSGVISKNDEVEMTLLKQTQPILPVTQVTSSSLMGLSNCDHLYLPNTLPASDSTSSRQLVYVLQSINVPDIDNSRKRTRSDSNLDQTEAKDRGEGRKQVLTLKEDGSLQMVEIMPRKETKAPNIDSTIAFK from the exons ATGCGAGGGAGCCGTCGCGATGTTTCGTCTGCGACGACGAGGTCCTGGGCCGCTCCTACGCCTTGGCCACGTGCAGAACGCAAAACTCGCGGACCAGG ATACATGGTCGTGATATCCGAGGACGACGTGATCTGCCGCAGCTGCGGCGTCTTCGTCAACACCCTCGACCGCCTGGAGACGGAGATGCGCAACACCCGGGACCACATTCTACGCTTCTTGGAGCAAAAATATTCCCTGCAAGACGGGGAGCTTTGCGGCGACAAGCCGAAACCGTGTCAACCGCCGCGGATCACGAGATCCGGGGATAAAGAGATCTCTGTCCGCTGCGACGAACCGCGGAACGAGAGTCCGGGCGGCTTCAAAAGGATACCGAAGAGATCTCACTCCTGGCTGCAATGCGACAAGTGTAAATATACCACGCATCTCAATTCCTTCGTGATGCACCACTCGAGAGATCGTGTcaagcaaaaattattctgcgACGATTGTGGACAGTACAGTTCGGAGAACCAGCAGGATAAGAGACACATTTGTAACAAGGCGGGTGACCTGGGAAACAAGGAGAATGAGGCAG ACAATTCTGGTGTTATTAGCAAGAATGATGAGGTGGAGATGACACTTTTGAAGCAAACTCAACCAATCTTGCCTGTTACTCAAGTGACGTCGTCGTCACTGATGGGTTTATCAAATTGCGATCATCTGTATCTCCCTAATACATTACCAGCAA GTGATTCCACGTCTTCCCGGCAACTGGTATATGTTCTGCAGTCGATCAACGTACCTGATATTGATAACTCAAGGAAAAGGACGAGATCAGATTCAAATCTCGATCAAACGGAAGCGAAAGACAGGGGCGAAGGTAGAAAACAGGTGTTGACTTTGAAAGAGGATGGAAGTCTGCAAATGGTCGAGATAATGCCCCGGAAGGAGACAAAAGCGCCAAATATCGATTCGACGATAGCGTTCAAATAA
- the Ltl gene encoding podocan-like protein 1 isoform X1 yields MSGILYTLLGLAASTSLHCAVRREISPCTCRQEEFPSPVINQAATVAASTGGVANANNNAGVGGGGGGDNHHVGERIEVLCEKMKSFDQLAEALSGKFTPEQQITLRVAHSNLRDISRHDFKELRMSITRLELNHDHLGVVDGDVFAGLGRTQYLSLADNEVPSIPRHILSHLSLLRTLDLSRNRISRIDLDDFKYNPTLQHLAMAGNAISEMTPGSLPPLVKHLHVGRNRLNSLNHTLRDLNQLEWLLINSNELTSLDGELPSSGHNLKMLYAVDNKLTHLPAEFRYLHRLETLFLQQNKIRNLDGTLQKARRLKFLELSYNELQELNADDFIEAEMLEDLELGHNSLKSLGGADGDGNGSSALYPLRSLKCLNLTHNELREFSLASLRGLRELKLLDLSNNRIARLHRGRLSSENLVEEEGEEIAGSTIQDLSLQHNELRSLDGTLFLGMKELQRLNLSHNALGPTIGPRDLRGLDGLRVLDISHNQLTTLEDTSETWLPSLEELNASHNRLVTLSGRDFRGFPVLCWADVSMNQIRTLMPELVANTRCTIHGVPDVLRIYLQDNPVLCDAGLADLTVALEVNHAKVYGVGSDCPTTTTPVPPTTVELTSALPPAPLPPTLLLAAAAAASGGNVSFAATLE; encoded by the exons ATGTCCGGGATTCTCTACACGCTGCTGGGCCTCGCGGCCAGCACGAGTCTTCACTGCGCCGTACGCCGTGAGATCAGCCCGTGCACCTGCCGACAGGAGGAGTTTCCCAGTCCCGTTATCAACCAGGCGGCGACGGTGGCCGCGTCCACCGGCGGGGTCGCCAACGCGAACAACAATGCTGGCGTCGGTGGCGGAGGCGGCGGTGATAACCACCACGTAGGGGAGCGTATCGAGGTGCTGTGCGAGAAGATGAAGTCGTTTGACCAATTGGCCGAGGCATTGAGCGGCAAATTCACCCCCGAGCAACAGATCACCCTGCGAGTGGCACACTCGAATTTACGTGACATATCGCGCCACGACTTCAAGGAGCTGCGTATGTCCATCACTCGACTCGAGCTGAACCACGATCATCTCGG GGTCGTGGACGGTGACGTTTTCGCCGGTCTGGGCCGTACACAGTATTTGAGCCTCGCGGACAACGAGGTACCGTCGATACCGAGGCACATCTTGTCGCATCTATCGCTGCTACGAACTTTGGACCTCAGCAGAAATCGGATAAGCCGCATCGATTTGGATGACTTCAAG tacAATCCGACGCTTCAGCACTTGGCCATGGCCGGAAACGCGATCTCCGAGATGACCCCGGGTTCGCTACCGCCTCTGGTGAAACATTTGCATGTCGGCAGGAATCGTCTGAACAGCCTGAATCATACTCTAAG AGATTTGAATCAACTCGAGTGGTTGCTCATTAATTCTAATGAGCTCACGTCACTCGACGGCGAGCTACCGTCGTCCGGCCACAATCTCAAGATGCTTTACGCCGTGGATAACAAGCTGACGCATCTGCCGGCCGAGTTCCGATACCTTCACCGTCTGGAGACCCTCTTCCTCCAACAGAACAAGATCCGAAATCTCGACGGCACTCTGCAGAAAGCCAGACGCCTAAAATTCCTGGAGCTCTCATATAATGAATTGCAAGAG CTGAACGCGGACGATTTCATAGAGGCCGAGATGTTGGAGGACCTCGAGCTCGGGCACAACTCCCTCAAGTCTCTCGGCGGGGCGGACGGCGATGGAAACGGGAGTAGCGCCCTTTATCCCCTCAGATCGTTGAAGTGCCTGAATTTGACGCACAACGAGCTCCGCGAGTTCTCCCTGGCCTCCCTGCGCGGCCTGCGCGAGCTCAAGTTGCTAGATTTGTCGAACAACCGGATCGCCAGACTGCACAGAGGAAGACTATCCTCCGAG AATTTGGTGGAAGAGGAGGGCGAGGAGATCGCGGGCAGCACTATCCAGGACTTGAGTCTTCAGCATAATGAGCTGCGTAGTCTGGATGGCACCCTGTTCCTGGGCATGAAGGAGCTGCAGAGGCTCAATCTTAGCCACAACGCGCTGGGCCCGACGATCGGGCCGCGTGACCTGCGTGGTCTCGACGGGCTCCGTGTGCTCGACATCTCGCACAATCAACTCACCACTCTCGAGGATACGTCGGAG ACGTGGCTACCGTCTCTGGAGGAACTGAACGCGTCACACAATCGCCTGGTCACGCTGTCCGGTCGAGATTTTCGCGGTTTCCCGGTGCTCTGCTGGGCCGACGTGAGCATGAATCAAATACGTACCCTCATGCCGGAGCTGGTGGCCAATACACGATGCACGATTCACGGAGTCCCCGACGTGCTACGTATATACCTTCAAG ATAATCCCGTGCTGTGCGACGCCGGCCTGGCCGACTTGACCGTCGCGCTCGAGGTAAATCACGCCAAGGTTTACGGGGTCGGCAGCGATTGCCCAACCACGACAACGCCCGTGCCGCCGACGACGGTCGAGCTGACGTCGGCGCTGCCACCGGCACCACTGCCCCCGACGCTTCTGCTAGCTGCCGCGGCGGCCGCGTCGGGGGGCAACGTGTCCTTCGCCGCCACCCTCGAGTAA
- the Ltl gene encoding podocan isoform X2 has translation MEGEWERQRERIIWVVDGDVFAGLGRTQYLSLADNEVPSIPRHILSHLSLLRTLDLSRNRISRIDLDDFKYNPTLQHLAMAGNAISEMTPGSLPPLVKHLHVGRNRLNSLNHTLRDLNQLEWLLINSNELTSLDGELPSSGHNLKMLYAVDNKLTHLPAEFRYLHRLETLFLQQNKIRNLDGTLQKARRLKFLELSYNELQELNADDFIEAEMLEDLELGHNSLKSLGGADGDGNGSSALYPLRSLKCLNLTHNELREFSLASLRGLRELKLLDLSNNRIARLHRGRLSSENLVEEEGEEIAGSTIQDLSLQHNELRSLDGTLFLGMKELQRLNLSHNALGPTIGPRDLRGLDGLRVLDISHNQLTTLEDTSETWLPSLEELNASHNRLVTLSGRDFRGFPVLCWADVSMNQIRTLMPELVANTRCTIHGVPDVLRIYLQDNPVLCDAGLADLTVALEVNHAKVYGVGSDCPTTTTPVPPTTVELTSALPPAPLPPTLLLAAAAAASGGNVSFAATLE, from the exons ATGGAGGGCGAGTGGGAGAGACAGCGCGAAAGAATTATCTG GGTCGTGGACGGTGACGTTTTCGCCGGTCTGGGCCGTACACAGTATTTGAGCCTCGCGGACAACGAGGTACCGTCGATACCGAGGCACATCTTGTCGCATCTATCGCTGCTACGAACTTTGGACCTCAGCAGAAATCGGATAAGCCGCATCGATTTGGATGACTTCAAG tacAATCCGACGCTTCAGCACTTGGCCATGGCCGGAAACGCGATCTCCGAGATGACCCCGGGTTCGCTACCGCCTCTGGTGAAACATTTGCATGTCGGCAGGAATCGTCTGAACAGCCTGAATCATACTCTAAG AGATTTGAATCAACTCGAGTGGTTGCTCATTAATTCTAATGAGCTCACGTCACTCGACGGCGAGCTACCGTCGTCCGGCCACAATCTCAAGATGCTTTACGCCGTGGATAACAAGCTGACGCATCTGCCGGCCGAGTTCCGATACCTTCACCGTCTGGAGACCCTCTTCCTCCAACAGAACAAGATCCGAAATCTCGACGGCACTCTGCAGAAAGCCAGACGCCTAAAATTCCTGGAGCTCTCATATAATGAATTGCAAGAG CTGAACGCGGACGATTTCATAGAGGCCGAGATGTTGGAGGACCTCGAGCTCGGGCACAACTCCCTCAAGTCTCTCGGCGGGGCGGACGGCGATGGAAACGGGAGTAGCGCCCTTTATCCCCTCAGATCGTTGAAGTGCCTGAATTTGACGCACAACGAGCTCCGCGAGTTCTCCCTGGCCTCCCTGCGCGGCCTGCGCGAGCTCAAGTTGCTAGATTTGTCGAACAACCGGATCGCCAGACTGCACAGAGGAAGACTATCCTCCGAG AATTTGGTGGAAGAGGAGGGCGAGGAGATCGCGGGCAGCACTATCCAGGACTTGAGTCTTCAGCATAATGAGCTGCGTAGTCTGGATGGCACCCTGTTCCTGGGCATGAAGGAGCTGCAGAGGCTCAATCTTAGCCACAACGCGCTGGGCCCGACGATCGGGCCGCGTGACCTGCGTGGTCTCGACGGGCTCCGTGTGCTCGACATCTCGCACAATCAACTCACCACTCTCGAGGATACGTCGGAG ACGTGGCTACCGTCTCTGGAGGAACTGAACGCGTCACACAATCGCCTGGTCACGCTGTCCGGTCGAGATTTTCGCGGTTTCCCGGTGCTCTGCTGGGCCGACGTGAGCATGAATCAAATACGTACCCTCATGCCGGAGCTGGTGGCCAATACACGATGCACGATTCACGGAGTCCCCGACGTGCTACGTATATACCTTCAAG ATAATCCCGTGCTGTGCGACGCCGGCCTGGCCGACTTGACCGTCGCGCTCGAGGTAAATCACGCCAAGGTTTACGGGGTCGGCAGCGATTGCCCAACCACGACAACGCCCGTGCCGCCGACGACGGTCGAGCTGACGTCGGCGCTGCCACCGGCACCACTGCCCCCGACGCTTCTGCTAGCTGCCGCGGCGGCCGCGTCGGGGGGCAACGTGTCCTTCGCCGCCACCCTCGAGTAA